In the Telopea speciosissima isolate NSW1024214 ecotype Mountain lineage chromosome 2, Tspe_v1, whole genome shotgun sequence genome, one interval contains:
- the LOC122650973 gene encoding protein ALP1-like, translating into MVAGRGRGRPLGSTKKKAQSNHLEHLPLILSSAPSSSAKKRGRPPKSIAKESKKKNDDQQHPSPVILSGAANLSSSTKKCKKNPQNDRHEHLSQLTPLLASAITAAHNFLVQNDLHLHPSQTLTLESLIASSAVSLTKFNSLVETLVPPETVKSLTPLSSLSSSSCWFQRFLYVASDDSDPRWIEAFRMSKPSFTLLLETLTRSLEDSVSTCSPDYTLGAALFRLAHAASFKSIGRRFGLDSASACRAFYTVCKAVNDQLSHLFDFPSDLGRIIESFGWISLPNCCGVLGFSRFPIDGGALGKKDGAIIAQGLVDGEGRFLDVSAGWPSYMSPDTILRKTKLFQRVEESKELLNGPALELGDGKSAPQYILGDSCFPLLPWLLTPFPESNIDDELSSSQQSFNSAHSRGIELVDKAFGRVKGRWKLLSMRWKEEGMEFLPFVIVTACLLHNFLIKCKESLPNECKDWSMDQKFPVFDGLGNENESGERIRDFLASHLILMTEQR; encoded by the coding sequence ATGGTTGCCGGCAGGGGGAGGGGCAGACCCCTCGGTTCCACAAAGAAAAAAGCTCAAAGCAACCACCTCGAGCATCTTCCCCTAATCCTGAGCAGCGCTCCTTCGTCTTCCGCCAAGAAACGTGGTCGACCCCCAAAATCTATTGCCaaggaaagtaagaaaaaaaacgACGACCAGCAACACCCCTCTCCAGTCATCCTGAGTGGCGCCGCCAACCTCAGCTCCTCTACCAAGAAATGTAAGAAAAATCCCCAAAACGACCGCCACGAGCATCTCTCCCAACTAACCCCTCTTCTCGCCTCGGCTATCACCGCCGCCCATAACTTCCTCGTCCAGAACGATCTTCATCTACACCCTTCCCagaccctaaccctagaatctcTAATCGCATCCTCTGCCGTCTCTCTCACCAAATTCAATTCTCTCGTCGAAACCCTAGTCCCTCCCGAAACCGTGAAAAGCCTAacccctctctcttccttatcCTCGTCTTCCTGCTGGTTCCAGCGCTTTCTTTATGTTGCCTCCGACGACTCTGATCCTCGTTGGATCGAAGCCTTCCGAATGTCCAAACCCTCTTTTACTCTCCTCCTTGAAACCCTAACTCGTTCCCTGGAGGACTCCGTCTCCACTTGCTCTCCCGATTACACCCTCGGAGCTGCCCTTTTCCGCTTGGCTCACGCCGCTTCCTTCAAGTCTATTGGGAGGAGATTTGGGCTTGATTCAGCCTCTGCTTGCCGTGCTTTCTATACGGTCTGCAAGGCAGTTAACGATCAATTGTCGCATTTGTTTGATTTCCCCTCAGATTTGGGTAGGATAATCGAGTCCTTTGGTTGGATTTCGCTACCTAATTGCTGTGGCGTTCTAGGGTTCAGCAGGTTTCCTATCGATGGAGGAGCGTTGGGGAAGAAAGATGGAGCCATAATTGCGCAGGGTTTGGTGGATGGGGAAGGGAGGTTCTTGGATGTCTCCGCTGGTTGGCCGAGTTACATGAGTCCAGACACAATTCTCCGCAAGACGAAGCTGTTTCAACGAGTCGAGGAATCGAAGGAGTTGTTGAATGGGCCTGCGCTTGAGCTTGGCGATGGCAAATCAGCACCTCAGTACATTCTGGGAGATTCttgttttcctcttcttccatggCTTCTTACACCTTTTCCAGAATCAAACATTGATGATGAGCTGAGTTCCTCGCAACAGTCATTTAATTCTGCTCATAGCAGGGGAATTGAATTGGTTGATAAGGCATTTGGGCGGGTTAAGGGACGGTGGAAGCTTCTTTCAATGAGGTGGAAAGAAGAAGGCATGGAGTTCTTGCCATTTGTGATTGTTACTGCCTGTCTGCTTCATAATTTTCTGATAAAATGTAAAGAGTCTCTGCCAAATGAATGTAAAGATTGGTCGATGGACCAAAAGTTTCCTGTGTTTGATGGGTTGGGGAATGAGAATGAGAGTGGGGAGAGGATTAGAGATTTCCTTGCGTCTCACTTGATTCTGATGACAGAGCAGAGATGA